A region from the Candidatus Marsarchaeota archaeon genome encodes:
- a CDS encoding oligosaccharide flippase family protein, with the protein MGDLSHQDVEESALDIGTRAAHVTSYVLLSKLASFLSVGIAFILITRILGPADYGIYVLATGIAGIFGSVGNFGIATTLNRFIARYTSARERGRILSDGFFAMLLIGGSLTIIAFLASGLIAHLYAEGASFVPVFRLISFTIVLSMLFGAAYSALIGLGKGQHAALSIATEAVFQAVIGVGLALLGFGARAPVYGVIFGYFSGFILGFVLLFRNSVQLQIPSFRRMRNLFRFSVPLAVSNIFSAAVNNLALLVLGFVATTFVIGNFGIASRANYLFDIVLGSIGLSLLPTFTASLRNKATRSRTGEFYSYSVYMAFVFVAPMVFFIATFAKPFSYVAFSSRYSLAPLYIAITSVGLLIGIAGSYASTLFVSAGKVKQVMKYNAIIAAAELALMLLFVPLLKGIGLVILLFVVNPLLIDLLFISKSMRVFHVRLPWNKIGRIIAANIIVSAILYAVTLAFSSQYIPIVIFGIAGFIVLYPPMVSITGGLKKSDIELLRKVSSGMPVISAILSKLLSYSMFFVR; encoded by the coding sequence ATGGGCGATTTGAGTCATCAGGATGTGGAAGAAAGCGCATTGGACATAGGCACGCGGGCCGCACATGTAACGAGCTATGTGCTGCTTAGCAAGCTCGCGTCATTCTTATCTGTTGGAATCGCGTTCATACTAATAACCAGGATACTTGGCCCTGCAGACTACGGCATATACGTGCTCGCAACCGGAATAGCTGGGATATTCGGCTCTGTCGGAAATTTCGGAATTGCCACTACGCTGAACCGCTTCATAGCAAGGTACACGTCTGCACGCGAGCGTGGCCGCATACTGTCCGACGGCTTTTTCGCAATGCTGCTGATAGGCGGCAGCCTTACAATAATCGCATTCCTTGCGAGCGGCCTCATTGCACACCTCTATGCCGAAGGCGCTTCGTTCGTGCCTGTATTCAGGCTTATCTCCTTTACCATAGTGCTGTCGATGCTTTTTGGTGCTGCATATTCTGCATTGATAGGCCTCGGCAAGGGCCAGCATGCGGCGCTGAGCATAGCAACAGAGGCAGTATTCCAGGCAGTCATAGGCGTTGGCCTCGCCCTGCTGGGCTTTGGGGCAAGGGCTCCTGTTTACGGCGTCATATTCGGCTATTTCAGCGGATTCATATTGGGGTTTGTGCTTCTTTTCAGGAACAGCGTGCAGCTGCAAATTCCAAGCTTCAGGAGAATGCGCAACCTCTTCAGGTTCTCGGTGCCTCTTGCAGTTTCAAACATCTTCAGCGCAGCGGTAAACAATCTTGCATTGCTGGTATTGGGGTTTGTGGCTACAACTTTCGTAATAGGCAATTTTGGCATAGCATCGCGTGCAAACTACCTATTCGACATAGTCCTGGGCTCGATAGGCCTGTCGCTTCTGCCAACGTTCACCGCTTCTTTAAGGAACAAGGCAACCAGGTCCAGGACAGGCGAGTTCTATTCGTATTCGGTCTACATGGCTTTTGTTTTTGTCGCACCTATGGTATTTTTCATCGCAACATTTGCAAAGCCGTTCTCCTATGTGGCATTTAGCTCGCGCTACTCGCTGGCGCCATTGTACATAGCAATAACCAGCGTAGGCCTTCTGATTGGGATAGCAGGGAGCTACGCCAGCACGCTGTTCGTTAGCGCAGGCAAGGTGAAGCAAGTAATGAAGTACAACGCAATAATAGCGGCAGCCGAATTGGCACTCATGCTGCTTTTTGTACCATTGCTGAAGGGTATAGGGCTCGTGATACTGCTTTTCGTGGTCAACCCATTGCTTATAGACCTGCTTTTCATAAGCAAGTCAATGCGCGTTTTTCACGTGCGCCTGCCATGGAACAAGATTGGCAGGATCATCGCAGCCAATATCATAGTGAGCGCAATACTATATGCCGTAACCCTGGCATTCAGCTCTCAGTATATACCTATTGTGATATTCGGCATAGCTGGCTTCATAGTGCTGTATCCTCCTATGGTAAGCATAACAGGCGGCCTGAAGAAGTCTGACATCGAACTTTTAAGGAAGGTGTCATCTGGAATGCCAGTTATAAGTGCCATACTTTCAAAGCTGCTTTCCTATTCGATGTTTTTCGTTAGGTAG
- a CDS encoding glycosyltransferase, whose translation MDYSKITIIIPTLNESLNIKIIVKMLLRLYPGVHIIVTDDGSDDGTRQIVSRLSKGPSGKVRLLDRSNAKVHGLTASVLDAAMLVKTEYMIVMDADLQHPPKKVKLIAEKLASSDLVIGVRSEVKNWGIYRRVVSKSVSTFCNIVFYMRGKRTSNDIMSGFFGIRSSLFKSIIRRHGHEYVGTGYKVLLDTLKFIGKEAKIEEVPYTGFHERKYNSSKASYRRLIDIMVSALK comes from the coding sequence TTGGATTATTCGAAGATCACTATAATAATACCTACGCTCAACGAATCGCTAAACATAAAGATAATAGTGAAAATGCTGCTGCGCCTATATCCAGGCGTGCACATAATAGTCACTGACGATGGCTCGGATGACGGGACAAGGCAGATTGTTTCAAGGCTTTCAAAAGGGCCAAGCGGCAAGGTGAGGCTCCTTGATCGAAGCAATGCAAAGGTGCATGGGCTTACTGCAAGCGTGCTTGACGCAGCCATGCTCGTTAAGACTGAATATATGATCGTGATGGATGCTGATCTGCAGCACCCCCCGAAAAAGGTAAAGCTCATTGCTGAAAAGCTCGCTTCTTCCGATCTGGTTATAGGCGTGCGCTCAGAGGTCAAGAACTGGGGGATTTACAGGCGCGTGGTATCTAAGTCTGTTTCTACGTTTTGCAACATTGTTTTCTATATGCGCGGCAAGCGCACTTCTAACGACATAATGTCTGGCTTTTTTGGCATACGGTCAAGCCTGTTCAAGAGCATCATACGCAGGCACGGGCATGAATATGTGGGCACGGGCTACAAGGTGCTGCTCGACACGCTTAAATTCATAGGAAAGGAAGCTAAAATAGAGGAGGTGCCGTATACAGGGTTCCATGAAAGGAAGTACAACAGTTCCAAGGCAAGCTACCGCCGCCTCATAGACATAATGGTATCTGCGCTGAAGTGA